A genomic region of Antennarius striatus isolate MH-2024 chromosome 16, ASM4005453v1, whole genome shotgun sequence contains the following coding sequences:
- the baxa gene encoding BCL2 associated X, apoptosis regulator a encodes MASNPGGDGRDNDKDSIVDVGTVLLKDFIYQRVQRHDDSGVSLTRAQLGGRELCDPNHKRLAKCLQQIGDELDNNVDLQRMIKNSALQPTKELFMKVAFEIFSDGKFNWGRVVALFYFACRLVIKAVLDDLPGIIRTIISWTMDYLQEHLITWIREQGGWDGIRAYFGTPTWQTVAVFLAGVLTTVLVVRKM; translated from the exons ATGGCATCAAACCCGGGAGGAGACGGCCGAG ATAACGATAAAGATTCTATAGTGGACGTAGGAACTGTTTTGTTAAAAGA CTTCATCTACCAGCGGGTTCAACGTCACGACGACAGCGGTGTTTCCTTGACCAGAGCACAGCTAGGTGGAAGAGAACTGTGTGACCCAAACCACAAGAGGCTAGCTAAATGCTTACAGCAGATTGGAGATGAGCTGGATAACAATGTCGACCTCCAAAG GATGATAAAAAACTCAGCACTCCAGCCCACAAAAGAGTTGTTTATGAAAGTTGCCTTCGAGATCTTTTCAGATGGGAAATTCAACTGGGGCAGGGTGGTTGCACTCTTCTACTTTGCCTGTCGACTTGTTATTAAA GCTGTCCTGGATGATCTTCCTGGTATCATCAGAACCATAATCAGCTGGACCATGGACTACCTCCAGGAACATCTGATCACATGGATTAGGGAACAAGGTGGCTGG GACGGTATTCGTGCCTACTTCGGAACCCCGACATGGCAGACGGTGGCTGTTTTCTTGGCCGGTGTTCTCACCACTGTTCTCGTAGTTCGCAAGATGTGA
- the rps11 gene encoding small ribosomal subunit protein uS17 has product MADAQTERAYQKQPTIFQNKKRVLVADGGKETKEKIPRYHKSVGLGFKTPREAIDGTYIDKKCPFTGNVSIRGRILSGVVTKMKMQRTIVIRRDYLHYIRKYNRFEKRHKNLSVHLSPCFRDVTVGDIVTVGECRPLSKTVRFNVLKVTKAAGAKKQFQKF; this is encoded by the exons ATGGCGGACGCACAA ACCGAGCGCGCCTACCAGAAACAGCCCACCATCTTCCAGAACAAGAAGCGTGTTCTAGTTGCTGATGGTGGCAAGGAGACGAAGGAAAAAATCCCCCGTTACCACAAGAGTGTCGGGCTCGGCTTCAAAACCCCAAGAGAG GCTATTGATGGAACGTACATTGACAAGAAATGCCCCTTCACTGGAAATGTTTCCATTCGTGGCCGTATCCTCTCAG GTGTGGTGACCAAAATGAAGATGCAGAGGACCATCGTCATCAGACGTGATTACCTGCATTACATTCGCAAGTACAACCGCTTTGAGAAGAGGCACAAGaacctgtctgtccatctgtcacCTTGCTTCAG AGATGTCACCGTTGGAGACATCGTCACCGTCGGAGAGTGCCGACCTCTCAGCAAGACTGTGAGGTTCAACGTCCTCAAAGTGACGAAAGCCGCTGGAGCCAAGAAGCAGTTCCAGAAATTTTAG
- the lfng gene encoding beta-1,3-N-acetylglucosaminyltransferase lunatic fringe: MLKSNAKKAVISASSAACVCLLLLLVAVQHHRSQAQNDTHGPAAGTRSILQDAAQEAADAAQPAGEPLKKGGFSAYFSKLTREKREVEKPPRSPATDPAPAEDISADDIFIAVKTTKKFHQSRLNLLLDTWISRNKQQTYVFTDGEDEELKKKIGSHAINTNCSAAHSRQALSCKMAVEYDKFIESGKKWFCHVDDDNYVNVRTLVKFLSQYPHAHDMYVGKPSLDRPIEATERLGDNKMKPVNFWFATGGAGFCVSRGLALKMSPWASGGHFMNTAEKIRLPDDCTIGYIIEAVLGVPLTRSNLFHSHLENLQLVSRSELHKQITLSYGMFENKSNIISLKGAFRVEEDPSRFKSVHCLLYPDTQWCPPQVAF; encoded by the exons ATGTTGAAAAGTAACGCAAAAAAGGCGGTTATCTCCGCATCCAGCGCAGCGTGCGTCTGCCTGTTGCTGCTCCTGGTTGCGGTGCAGCATCACCGCTCTCAGGCGCAGAACGACACGCACGGACCGGCCGCCGGGACGCGCTCCATCCTCCAAGACGCAGCGCAAGAAGCGGCGGACGCAGCGCAACCGGCCGGCGAGCCGCTCAAGAAGGGGGGGTTCTCGGCGTACTTCAGCAAACTGACCCGCGAAAAGAGGGAGGTGGAGAAGCCCCCTCGCTCCCCTGCGACCGATCCAGCCCCGGCTGAGGACATCAGCGCTGATGATATCTTCATCGCGGTGAAGACCACCAAGAAGTTCCACCAGTCCAGGCTGAACCTGCTTCTGGACACATGGATCTCAAGAAACAAGCAACAG ACGTACGTCTTCACGGACGGAGAAGACGAagagctgaaaaagaaaattg GTAGTCATGCCATCAACACCAACTGCTCTGCAGCTCATAGCCGACAAGCTCTGTCGTGCAAGATGGCGGTGGAATATGACAAATTCATCGAGTCTGGGAAGAA GTGGTTCTGTCACGTAGACGATGACAACTACGTCAATGTTCGGACTCTGGTGAAGTTCCTGTCCCAATATCCCCACGCCCACGACATGTACGTCGGCAAACCCAGCCTGGACCGGCCGATAGAGGCCACGGAGCGGTTGGGGGACAATAAGATG AAACCAGTTAACTTCTGGTTCGCCACTGGGGGAGCAGGGTTCTGTGTGAGCCGGGGTCTGGCGCTGAAGATGAGTCCATGGGCCAG TGGGGGCCACTTCATGAACACGGCAGAAAAGATCCGGCTACCCGACGACTGCACCATCGGTTACATCATCGAGGCGGTTCTGGGTGTCCCTCTGACCCGTAGCAACCTGTTTCACTCCCACCTGGAGAACCTGCAACTAGTGTCAAGATCTGAGCTACACAAACAG attACCCTCAGTTATGGGATGTTTGAGAACAAAAGCAACATCATCAGTTTGAAAGGGGCTTTCCGTGTGGAGGAGGACCCATCAAG GTTCAAGTCTGTGCACTGTCTCCTGTACCCAGACACCCAATGGTGTCCGCCTCAGGTTGCCTTTTAG